The following coding sequences are from one Apodemus sylvaticus chromosome X, mApoSyl1.1, whole genome shotgun sequence window:
- the Idh3g gene encoding isocitrate dehydrogenase [NAD] subunit gamma, mitochondrial isoform X2, producing MALKVAIAAGGAAKAMLKPALLCRPWGVLATHETSRRSISSPPSAKYGGRHTVTMIPGDGIGPELMLHVKSVFRHACVPVDFEEVHVSSNADEEDIRNAIMAIRRNRVALKGNIETNHNLPPSHKSRNNILRTSLDLYANVIHCKSLPGVVTRHKDIDILIVRENTEGEYSSLEHESVAGVVESLKIITKAKSLRIAEYAFKLAQESGRKKVTAVHKANIMKLGDGLFLQCCREVAARYPQITFDSMIVDNTTMQLVSRPQQFDVMVMPNLYGNIVNNVCAGLVGGPGLVAGANYGHVYAVFETATRNTGKSIANKNIANPTATLLASCMMLDHLKLHSYATSIRKAVLASMDNENMHTPDIGGQGTTSQAIQDIIRHIRIINGRAVEA from the exons GTTCTGGCTACCCATGAGACCTCCCGAAGGAGCATTTCCTCA CCTCCATCTGCTAAGTATGGTGGGCGGCATACAGTGACTATGATCCCAGGGGATGGCATCGGCCCAGAGCTCATGTTGCATGTTAAGTCTGTATTCAG gcatgcatgtgtgccagTGGACTTTGAAGAGGTGCATGTAAGCTCCAACGCCGATGAGGAGGACATCCGCAATGCCATCATGGCCATCCGCCGGAACCGTGTGGCCCTGAAGG GCAACATCGAAACAAATCATAACCTGCCACCATCCCACAAATCCCGAAACAACATCCTTCG CACCAGCCTAGATCTCTATGCCAACGTTATCCATTGTAAGAGCCTACCAGGAGTGGTGACCCGGCACAAGGACATAGACATCCTCATTGTACGGGAAAATACAGAAGGCGAGTACAGCAGCCTGGAGCATGAG AGTGTAGCAGGAGTGGTGGAGAGCTTGAAGATTATCACCAAAGCCAAGTCCCTGCGCATTGCTGAATATGCTTTCAAGTTGGCTCAGGAGAGTGGGCGTAAGAAAGTGACAGCTGTGCACAAGGCCAACATCAT GAAACTGGGTGATGGACTCTTCCTCCAGTGCTGCAGGGAAGTAGCAGCCCGCTACCCTCAGATCACCTTTGACAGCATGATTGTGGACAACACAACAATGCAG CTGGTATCACGGCCTCAGCAGTTTGATGTCATGGTGATGCCTAATCTCTATGGTAACATTGTCAACAACGTCTGTGCAGGGCTAGTTGGAGGCCCAGGTCTTGTGGCTGGGGCCAACTATGGCCATGTGTATGCAGTATTCGAGACA GCTACAAGGAACACAGGCAAAAGTATTGCCAATAAGAACATTGCTAACCCTACTGCCACACTGCTAGCAAGCTGCATGATGCTAGACCACCTCAA GCTCCACTCCTATGCCACTTCCATCCGCAAAGCTGTCTTAGCATCCATGGACAATGAAAAT ATGCATACTCCAGACATTGGAGGCCAGGGCACCACATCCCAAGCCATCCAGGACATCATTCGTCACATCCGCATCATTAATGGACGGGCTGTGGAAGCTTAG
- the Idh3g gene encoding isocitrate dehydrogenase [NAD] subunit gamma, mitochondrial isoform X1 has product MALKVAIAAGGAAKAMLKPALLCRPWGVLATHETSRRSISSQQTIPPSAKYGGRHTVTMIPGDGIGPELMLHVKSVFRHACVPVDFEEVHVSSNADEEDIRNAIMAIRRNRVALKGNIETNHNLPPSHKSRNNILRTSLDLYANVIHCKSLPGVVTRHKDIDILIVRENTEGEYSSLEHESVAGVVESLKIITKAKSLRIAEYAFKLAQESGRKKVTAVHKANIMKLGDGLFLQCCREVAARYPQITFDSMIVDNTTMQLVSRPQQFDVMVMPNLYGNIVNNVCAGLVGGPGLVAGANYGHVYAVFETATRNTGKSIANKNIANPTATLLASCMMLDHLKLHSYATSIRKAVLASMDNENMHTPDIGGQGTTSQAIQDIIRHIRIINGRAVEA; this is encoded by the exons GTTCTGGCTACCCATGAGACCTCCCGAAGGAGCATTTCCTCA CAACAAACAATT CCTCCATCTGCTAAGTATGGTGGGCGGCATACAGTGACTATGATCCCAGGGGATGGCATCGGCCCAGAGCTCATGTTGCATGTTAAGTCTGTATTCAG gcatgcatgtgtgccagTGGACTTTGAAGAGGTGCATGTAAGCTCCAACGCCGATGAGGAGGACATCCGCAATGCCATCATGGCCATCCGCCGGAACCGTGTGGCCCTGAAGG GCAACATCGAAACAAATCATAACCTGCCACCATCCCACAAATCCCGAAACAACATCCTTCG CACCAGCCTAGATCTCTATGCCAACGTTATCCATTGTAAGAGCCTACCAGGAGTGGTGACCCGGCACAAGGACATAGACATCCTCATTGTACGGGAAAATACAGAAGGCGAGTACAGCAGCCTGGAGCATGAG AGTGTAGCAGGAGTGGTGGAGAGCTTGAAGATTATCACCAAAGCCAAGTCCCTGCGCATTGCTGAATATGCTTTCAAGTTGGCTCAGGAGAGTGGGCGTAAGAAAGTGACAGCTGTGCACAAGGCCAACATCAT GAAACTGGGTGATGGACTCTTCCTCCAGTGCTGCAGGGAAGTAGCAGCCCGCTACCCTCAGATCACCTTTGACAGCATGATTGTGGACAACACAACAATGCAG CTGGTATCACGGCCTCAGCAGTTTGATGTCATGGTGATGCCTAATCTCTATGGTAACATTGTCAACAACGTCTGTGCAGGGCTAGTTGGAGGCCCAGGTCTTGTGGCTGGGGCCAACTATGGCCATGTGTATGCAGTATTCGAGACA GCTACAAGGAACACAGGCAAAAGTATTGCCAATAAGAACATTGCTAACCCTACTGCCACACTGCTAGCAAGCTGCATGATGCTAGACCACCTCAA GCTCCACTCCTATGCCACTTCCATCCGCAAAGCTGTCTTAGCATCCATGGACAATGAAAAT ATGCATACTCCAGACATTGGAGGCCAGGGCACCACATCCCAAGCCATCCAGGACATCATTCGTCACATCCGCATCATTAATGGACGGGCTGTGGAAGCTTAG